In Uranotaenia lowii strain MFRU-FL chromosome 2, ASM2978415v1, whole genome shotgun sequence, one genomic interval encodes:
- the LOC129741715 gene encoding E3 ubiquitin-protein ligase Kcmf1-like, producing MCFPYLLDLFLSWIPRALVMSSVHMGVCCDVCCEENIRGLRQACLVCEDYDLCEKCFQNKRFNNDHLPYHPTQPILPFDEFIETLHPLTADEIRVFRCPYCGDKEFNIKELLEHCRKYHEAGSHRVRCPICVTYGIKNKQNRLLEGTLANHLVNDHVEVEIGELASEISQCPICIDDMNLDAPSCRPLLCGHHFHIRCIVRWLRRSMNCPVCRAPVELPLG from the exons ATGTGCTTTCCGTATTTGTTAGATCTTTTCCTCAGCTGGATCCCAAGAGCTTTAGTTATGAGTAGCGTTCATATGG GAGTGTGTTGCGATGTTTGCTGCGAGGAGAACATCCGCGGTCTGCGACAAGCTTGTTTGGTTTGCGAGGATTACGATCTGTGTGAAAAGTGCTTCCAGAATAAACGGTTCAACAATGATCACCTTCCCTATCATCCGACTCAGCCAATTCTTCCGTTTGACGAATTTATCGAAACTTTACATCCACTGACGGCTGACGAAATTCGCGTCTTCCGATGTCCCTACTGTGGAGACAAGGAATTTAACATCAAGGAACTGTTGGAACATTGCCGGAAGTACCACGAAGCAGGCAGCCATCGAGTACGCTGTCCGATTTGCGTCACCTATGGGATTAagaacaaacagaatcgtctTCTGGAAGGGACCTTGGCCAATCACCTGGTAAATGATCACGTAGAGGTTGAAATTG GTGAACTGGCATCGGAAATTAGCCAGTGTCCGATCTGCATCGATGACATGAACTTAGATGCGCCAAGTTGCCGGCCCCTGCTGTGTGGCCATCACTTCCACATCCGGTGCATCGTGCGTTGGTTGCGTCGCAGCATGAACTGTCCAGTGTGTCGAGCGCCGGTCGAACTTCCCTTGGGGTGA